From Pararhodobacter zhoushanensis, the proteins below share one genomic window:
- the cydB gene encoding cytochrome d ubiquinol oxidase subunit II produces MVFDLSFIWAGLIAFGVLAYVLLDGFDLGIGILFPFLKDRQERHLAMNTIAPVWDGNETWLVLGGGGLFAVFPLAYAIVMPALYPLIIAMLLGLVFRGVAFEFVHRTARMQGFWEIGFWGGSLVATLAQGMALGALVQGITIEGRAYAGGNWDWFTPFSVLTAVALLVGYALLGATWLILKTEGETLQRAQRFARPLALAFLVAIAAVSLATPFLHPQYLERWFGWPSGLYSAIVPVLLALAVWQLWSGLFHGHPMRPFLATVGIFVISFAGLGVSFYPNLVPPGLTIVEAAAPDASLKFLLVGAVVLIPVILAYTAFSYWVFRGKVKHSDGYH; encoded by the coding sequence ATGGTCTTTGACCTTTCCTTCATCTGGGCCGGGCTGATCGCCTTTGGTGTGCTGGCCTATGTCCTGCTCGACGGGTTCGATCTGGGGATCGGCATCCTGTTTCCCTTCCTCAAGGACCGACAGGAACGGCATCTGGCGATGAACACCATCGCGCCGGTCTGGGATGGCAACGAGACATGGCTGGTGCTGGGCGGCGGCGGGCTGTTTGCCGTGTTCCCGCTGGCCTATGCCATCGTCATGCCCGCGCTTTATCCGCTGATCATCGCCATGCTGCTGGGGCTGGTGTTTCGCGGCGTGGCGTTCGAGTTCGTGCACCGCACGGCGCGGATGCAGGGGTTCTGGGAGATCGGCTTCTGGGGCGGATCGCTGGTTGCCACGCTGGCGCAGGGCATGGCGCTGGGCGCGCTGGTGCAGGGCATCACCATCGAGGGGCGGGCTTATGCCGGCGGCAATTGGGACTGGTTCACGCCGTTCTCGGTGCTGACGGCGGTGGCGCTGCTGGTGGGATATGCGCTTTTGGGCGCGACATGGCTGATCCTGAAGACCGAAGGCGAAACGCTGCAACGCGCGCAGCGTTTCGCGCGCCCGCTGGCGCTGGCGTTTCTGGTGGCGATTGCGGCGGTCAGTCTGGCGACGCCCTTCCTGCACCCGCAGTACCTTGAGCGCTGGTTCGGCTGGCCGAGTGGCCTCTACAGCGCCATCGTGCCGGTGCTGCTGGCGCTGGCCGTGTGGCAACTGTGGAGCGGCTTGTTCCACGGCCACCCTATGCGCCCGTTTCTGGCCACGGTGGGGATCTTCGTGATCTCGTTCGCCGGGCTGGGGGTCAGCTTTTACCCCAATCTGGTGCCCCCGGGCCTGACCATCGTCGAGGCCGCCGCACCCGATGCGTCGCTGAAGTTCCTGCTGGTCGGGGCTGTGGTGCTGATCCCGGTCATTCTGGCCTATACCGCGTTCTCGTACTGGGTGTTTCGCGGCAAGGTGAAACACAGCGACGGGTATCACTGA
- a CDS encoding DUF2474 domain-containing protein: MRWLWFVALYVGSVLALGAVAYAIRSVLM; the protein is encoded by the coding sequence ATGCGCTGGCTGTGGTTTGTGGCGCTCTATGTCGGCAGTGTGCTGGCGCTGGGCGCGGTGGCCTATGCGATCCGGTCGGTGCTGATGTAG
- a CDS encoding YidH family protein codes for MIANYADHSSNERTFLAWVRTAVAIVGFGLASARLRDTPAPLWSEVLMLIAGGVVVLVAYLRMLHLRKRIDAQDSFDDGAMASDAFLALLVAAVFVLLALFAIHVT; via the coding sequence ATGATCGCCAATTACGCCGACCACTCGTCGAATGAGCGCACCTTTCTGGCATGGGTGCGCACGGCGGTGGCGATTGTCGGCTTCGGTCTGGCCTCGGCCCGGCTGCGCGACACGCCCGCGCCGCTGTGGTCCGAGGTGCTGATGCTGATCGCGGGCGGCGTGGTGGTGCTGGTCGCCTATCTGCGCATGCTCCACCTGCGCAAACGCATCGACGCGCAGGACAGCTTTGATGATGGCGCGATGGCCAGCGACGCGTTTCTGGCATTGCTGGTCGCCGCCGTCTTCGTGCTGCTGGCGCTGTTCGCCATCCACGTTACCTGA